In a single window of the Niabella ginsenosidivorans genome:
- a CDS encoding alpha/beta fold hydrolase, protein MRLQLFFLLLLIIAIAGCHQHPPYGNNKAAGRYYNIRGIRMYTEVYGKGQPLLMIHGNNGSISTFEFNITHFADDYKVILADARSQGRSADKNDSLTFEMMADDYAALLDSMHIDSAYVLGWSDGGISGLLLAIRHPEKVKKLAVSGANLWPDTTAIEPADWRDNIKEFDSLELKQNRTVAERQKIKMLKLDLTEPHIALHALHQIKCPALVISGDHDMIRLQHTHDIFKNIPHAHLWVIPNSSHYTLMEHPRRFNAGLSKFFSTPFSNKETATQ, encoded by the coding sequence ATGCGATTACAACTGTTTTTTTTGTTGTTGCTTATAATTGCTATAGCGGGCTGTCATCAGCATCCGCCTTATGGCAACAACAAAGCTGCCGGGAGGTATTATAATATACGGGGCATCAGAATGTACACTGAAGTATATGGAAAAGGGCAGCCTTTGCTTATGATTCACGGGAATAACGGAAGTATCAGCACTTTTGAATTTAATATCACCCATTTTGCAGACGATTACAAAGTGATCCTTGCCGATGCCAGGTCGCAGGGCAGATCTGCAGATAAGAATGACTCCCTAACATTTGAAATGATGGCCGATGATTATGCAGCCCTATTAGATAGTATGCATATTGATTCTGCTTATGTACTGGGCTGGAGTGATGGCGGTATTTCCGGGTTGTTACTGGCTATAAGGCATCCTGAAAAAGTAAAGAAACTGGCTGTTTCCGGAGCAAATTTGTGGCCGGATACAACCGCTATAGAGCCAGCTGACTGGAGGGATAATATAAAGGAATTTGACAGCCTGGAACTCAAACAAAACCGGACTGTTGCTGAACGGCAGAAGATCAAGATGCTGAAACTTGATCTGACGGAGCCACATATAGCATTACATGCGCTTCATCAGATAAAATGCCCTGCGCTGGTCATCTCCGGCGATCATGACATGATCAGGCTGCAACATACACATGACATCTTTAAAAACATACCTCATGCTCATTTGTGGGTTATTCCTAACTCAAGCCATTACACTTTAATGGAGCACCCGAGAAGATTTAATGCCGGGCTCAGCAAATTTTTTTCAACGCCTTTTTCAAATAAGGAAACCGCGACCCAATAG
- a CDS encoding dodecin family protein: protein MPVVKVIEVIASSETSFDDAVKNAVAEVSKTVHDIDSVYVKGQKVHVKDGQIISYGAICKVSFRVDESRE, encoded by the coding sequence ATGCCGGTTGTAAAAGTAATTGAAGTAATTGCCTCTTCAGAAACCAGTTTTGATGATGCCGTGAAGAATGCGGTAGCAGAAGTATCAAAAACAGTACATGATATAGATTCAGTGTATGTAAAAGGGCAGAAAGTACATGTAAAAGACGGACAGATCATTTCGTACGGAGCCATTTGCAAAGTATCCTTCCGGGTAGATGAATCAAGGGAATAA
- a CDS encoding DUF6496 domain-containing protein: MPTKEALEKAKADKRAGKSASTQAGEFVKEEIENIRKGKHGARSVQQAIAIGLSEARRAGVDLKPPQKGTVSEKTRKSAISAYKKGQDHVPVSPTRSAAREKALKKESTKTASREALSRQAKTAAKKRTAAERSAAAKKAAHTRKAAAHS, translated from the coding sequence ATGCCTACTAAAGAAGCCCTTGAAAAGGCAAAAGCAGATAAGCGTGCAGGAAAATCGGCCAGTACGCAGGCCGGGGAATTTGTAAAAGAAGAAATTGAGAATATCCGTAAAGGCAAACATGGTGCGCGTTCTGTGCAGCAGGCCATTGCAATCGGGCTGTCAGAAGCCCGGCGGGCGGGTGTTGATCTGAAGCCTCCCCAAAAAGGTACGGTATCAGAGAAGACAAGAAAGAGTGCGATCAGTGCCTATAAAAAGGGGCAGGACCATGTACCTGTTTCACCCACGCGCTCCGCTGCGCGGGAGAAAGCTTTGAAAAAGGAAAGCACAAAGACTGCTTCGCGGGAAGCTTTATCGCGTCAGGCGAAAACCGCTGCCAAAAAGCGAACCGCTGCCGAGCGGTCTGCAGCAGCTAAAAAAGCAGCACATACCCGTAAAGCGGCAGCTCACTCATAA
- a CDS encoding CsbD family protein, translating into MSTLQDKIKGNWNLIKGNLKQRWSALTDDELLYEEGKEDELIGRIQKKTGETKEIINDYIEKIKFG; encoded by the coding sequence ATGAGCACTTTACAGGATAAAATAAAAGGGAACTGGAACCTTATAAAAGGAAACCTTAAACAGAGATGGTCAGCGCTTACCGATGACGAATTGCTTTATGAAGAGGGTAAAGAGGATGAGCTCATTGGCAGGATCCAAAAGAAAACCGGTGAAACGAAGGAAATTATCAATGATTATATAGAAAAAATCAAGTTTGGGTAA
- a CDS encoding lmo0937 family membrane protein translates to MRSLLWLIAVICIVVWLLGLIGVGGGMGLGNLIHILLVIAIIVILYNIISGRKPVD, encoded by the coding sequence ATGAGAAGCTTATTATGGTTAATAGCTGTTATATGTATCGTTGTATGGCTTTTAGGATTGATAGGAGTTGGGGGCGGTATGGGATTAGGGAATCTGATCCATATACTGCTTGTGATAGCTATCATTGTAATATTATATAATATTATTTCCGGACGTAAACCTGTTGATTAA
- a CDS encoding class I SAM-dependent methyltransferase, whose product MELSEIIVQKIREAGPVSFKKYMELCLYHPDLGYYMVPEHPTRPAGDYYTCASLTPVFGIAIGRQLEEMWNCLNRSVFTIVEVGGGPGLLCKAILSYLRRNKPMYDRLRYYIVEKNAHTSCGPEEDFDQKVTCFNSLKECPAIEGCILSNELLDNFPVHQVVMQDELKEVFVDYRDGFVEILQPAGKELRNYFSELNVTLPENFRTEVNLAANSWMRDVADVLNKGYILTIDYGYLSSELYQPSKSRGTLLSYYKHSVSEDYFSHIGRQDITSHINFSALIHWGNKYGFRNCGFTLQCYFLLSLGIRDIINEMLSANKNVVGASAKAAQLYHTLLMDMGSRMKVLIQEKGGCCKNLSGLKILYRENRRPFTESDRACCK is encoded by the coding sequence ATGGAACTTTCTGAAATCATTGTGCAAAAGATCAGGGAAGCGGGCCCTGTCAGTTTTAAAAAGTATATGGAGCTGTGCCTGTATCATCCGGATCTGGGATATTATATGGTACCGGAACATCCAACCCGGCCGGCAGGTGATTATTATACCTGTGCGAGCCTTACGCCTGTTTTTGGTATAGCCATTGGCAGGCAATTAGAAGAAATGTGGAATTGCCTTAACAGAAGTGTTTTTACTATTGTAGAAGTTGGCGGTGGCCCTGGCCTGTTGTGTAAAGCAATTCTTTCCTATCTCAGGCGGAATAAGCCAATGTATGACCGGCTCCGGTATTATATTGTGGAAAAGAATGCTCATACATCGTGCGGTCCTGAAGAAGATTTTGATCAGAAAGTAACCTGCTTCAATTCCCTTAAAGAATGCCCTGCTATTGAGGGTTGTATTTTATCCAATGAGTTGCTGGACAATTTTCCGGTTCACCAGGTGGTAATGCAGGATGAACTTAAAGAGGTGTTTGTTGACTACCGTGATGGGTTTGTTGAAATCTTACAACCCGCTGGTAAAGAGCTTAGGAATTATTTTTCAGAATTAAATGTAACACTTCCGGAGAATTTTAGAACAGAAGTGAATCTGGCTGCTAATTCCTGGATGCGCGATGTGGCAGATGTTTTGAATAAAGGATATATCCTGACTATTGATTACGGATATCTGTCATCAGAGTTATATCAGCCCAGCAAGAGCAGGGGTACTTTACTGAGTTATTACAAACATTCGGTCAGTGAAGACTATTTCAGTCATATCGGCAGGCAGGACATTACCTCTCACATCAATTTTTCGGCTTTGATACATTGGGGTAATAAGTACGGGTTCAGGAACTGCGGGTTTACACTTCAATGCTACTTTCTTTTATCATTAGGCATCCGGGATATAATCAATGAAATGCTTTCAGCTAACAAAAATGTAGTGGGTGCTTCTGCAAAGGCAGCACAGTTATACCATACATTACTTATGGATATGGGCAGCAGGATGAAAGTCCTTATCCAGGAAAAAGGAGGTTGCTGTAAAAATCTTTCAGGGTTAAAAATCCTGTACCGGGAAAATAGACGGCCCTTCACAGAATCAGATCGTGCTTGCTGCAAATGA
- a CDS encoding cytochrome c oxidase subunit I, with product MNDSTYSETDSADQLRNAAIPHIRAHQKENFITKYIFSQDHKMIAKQFLITGIMWAIIGGLFSVLFRLQLGFPDQSFPVLETIFGQWAKGGKIKPEFYYALITMHGTVLIFFVLTAGLSGTFANLLIPLQIGARDMASPLLNMLSYWFFFAASVVMLSSLFLQTGPASGGWTTYPPLSALGSASIGSMKGMDYWITAMILFVISSLLGGLNYISTILNMRTKGMSMVRLPLTIWALLFTAILSVLSFPVLLSALVLLMFDRHLGTSFYLSDIYIGGKALSNEGGNAILFQHLFWFLGHPEVYIVILPAMGIVSEVMSVNVRKPVFGYPAMIISLAAICVLSFMVWAHHMFVSGLNPFVGSVFVLFTLLIALPSAIKVFNWLTTLWRGNIRFTPAMLFTIGFVSLFISGGLTGIFLGNSAIDIYLHDTMFLVAHFHIVMGMSAFFGMFAGVYHWFPKMYGRYMNSTLGYIHFWVTLTGAYLIFWPMHYEGLAGVPRRYLDKSAWVSFNQFHSLDAMISVVTIIVFSVQLLFVFNYFYSIYYGRSVRILNPWQANTLEWTTPVYPKHGNWEDDIPEVHRWPYDYGKDGRDHIPQTEP from the coding sequence ATGAATGATAGTACCTACTCAGAAACAGATTCAGCAGATCAGCTCCGAAATGCAGCCATTCCTCATATACGTGCTCACCAGAAAGAGAATTTTATAACAAAATATATTTTTAGCCAGGATCACAAAATGATAGCAAAACAGTTTCTGATTACAGGAATTATGTGGGCTATTATCGGAGGGTTGTTTTCTGTATTATTTCGCCTGCAATTGGGGTTTCCAGATCAAAGCTTTCCTGTTCTTGAAACTATTTTCGGGCAGTGGGCTAAAGGAGGAAAGATAAAACCTGAATTCTATTATGCCCTTATAACGATGCATGGTACGGTGCTGATCTTTTTTGTATTAACAGCAGGCTTAAGCGGCACCTTTGCCAATTTACTTATTCCTCTGCAGATTGGTGCACGTGACATGGCATCACCGCTTTTAAATATGCTCTCCTATTGGTTCTTTTTTGCAGCAAGTGTGGTAATGCTGTCTTCTTTATTCCTGCAAACAGGGCCTGCTTCCGGCGGCTGGACAACATACCCGCCATTAAGTGCGTTAGGCAGCGCATCCATAGGTTCCATGAAAGGAATGGACTATTGGATTACCGCTATGATTTTGTTTGTTATATCTTCCTTGCTCGGGGGGCTGAATTATATTTCCACTATTTTAAACATGCGTACAAAAGGCATGTCTATGGTAAGGCTGCCGCTTACTATTTGGGCGTTGTTATTTACGGCTATTTTGAGTGTATTATCCTTTCCTGTACTGTTATCAGCTCTTGTATTGCTGATGTTTGACAGGCATTTGGGAACCAGCTTCTATCTGAGTGATATTTATATAGGAGGAAAAGCCTTGTCTAATGAAGGAGGGAATGCTATTTTATTTCAGCATTTATTTTGGTTTTTAGGACACCCGGAGGTATACATTGTAATATTGCCTGCAATGGGCATTGTTTCAGAAGTAATGTCTGTCAATGTACGAAAACCCGTTTTTGGGTATCCTGCAATGATTATTTCTCTTGCGGCTATTTGTGTATTATCGTTCATGGTATGGGCGCACCATATGTTTGTCAGCGGTTTAAATCCGTTTGTAGGCTCTGTCTTTGTATTATTTACTTTGCTTATTGCACTGCCGTCAGCTATAAAAGTGTTCAACTGGCTTACTACATTGTGGAGGGGTAACATACGGTTTACTCCGGCAATGTTGTTTACAATAGGCTTTGTAAGCCTGTTCATTTCCGGTGGCCTGACAGGTATTTTTTTAGGGAACTCTGCTATTGATATTTATTTGCATGATACTATGTTCCTGGTGGCGCATTTTCATATAGTAATGGGCATGTCTGCATTTTTTGGAATGTTTGCAGGTGTTTATCACTGGTTTCCTAAAATGTACGGCAGGTATATGAACAGCACTCTGGGATATATTCATTTTTGGGTGACTCTGACTGGCGCGTACCTTATTTTCTGGCCAATGCATTATGAAGGCCTTGCCGGGGTTCCCCGCCGTTATCTTGACAAAAGCGCATGGGTGAGTTTTAATCAGTTTCACAGCCTGGATGCGATGATTTCTGTTGTAACAATAATTGTATTTTCAGTGCAGTTGCTGTTTGTATTCAATTATTTTTATTCCATCTATTATGGGCGCAGCGTAAGGATTTTAAATCCCTGGCAGGCTAATACATTGGAATGGACTACGCCGGTTTATCCTAAACACGGTAATTGGGAAGATGATATACCCGAGGTACATCGCTGGCCGTATGACTATGGAAAAGACGGACGGGATCATATTCCGCAAACAGAACCTTAA
- a CDS encoding IS110 family RNA-guided transposase — MSKVIEFEQQNPDAAAIDIGSKKIFVSTDGVTVKSYDTFTTGYRQCIEALLQQKIKRVCMEATGIYWIALHQMLEEAGMEVCLVNPKEVKQVKGRKTDVKDACWMQKMFSAGLVRQSYIPSGKLKELRMMIREREDLISMGSTYVNKMQKALELMNIKLTEVICQINGTSGIRMIEAILNGERNKEKLLSLCHVSIREKKAQQVINALEGHYNESWLFLLEQSLNLWKVHQQQLLLIDKRIEGLLCDLEHGKQFITSEHKAKPIRHHKPMITGLHQKLLNIYGADANCIPGITDYTLLKLLGEVGADMSRFPTAKHFVSWCGLCPGHNQSGLKSRKSKMNNHSNAGQTFREIAQALLNSK, encoded by the coding sequence ATGTCAAAGGTAATTGAGTTTGAGCAACAAAATCCAGATGCAGCAGCCATAGATATCGGCTCCAAAAAGATTTTCGTTTCCACTGACGGGGTTACGGTGAAAAGCTATGATACATTTACGACTGGCTATCGGCAATGCATTGAAGCGCTCCTGCAACAGAAAATAAAACGGGTTTGTATGGAAGCAACGGGTATTTACTGGATAGCCTTACACCAGATGCTGGAGGAAGCAGGCATGGAAGTCTGCCTTGTAAATCCTAAAGAAGTAAAACAGGTAAAGGGTAGAAAAACCGATGTAAAAGATGCGTGCTGGATGCAAAAAATGTTTAGTGCAGGACTGGTACGGCAAAGCTATATACCCTCAGGAAAGTTAAAGGAGTTGCGCATGATGATCCGGGAGCGGGAAGATCTTATTAGTATGGGAAGTACCTATGTAAATAAGATGCAAAAAGCATTGGAGTTAATGAATATAAAACTCACAGAAGTGATTTGTCAGATAAATGGGACAAGCGGGATCCGGATGATCGAAGCCATCTTAAACGGAGAACGCAATAAAGAAAAGCTGCTGTCTCTGTGTCACGTAAGCATCCGTGAAAAGAAAGCACAGCAGGTAATCAATGCGCTGGAAGGCCATTATAATGAAAGCTGGTTGTTTCTATTAGAACAAAGCTTAAATCTTTGGAAGGTTCATCAGCAACAACTGTTGCTTATTGATAAACGTATTGAAGGCTTGTTGTGTGATCTTGAGCATGGCAAACAGTTCATTACAAGTGAACACAAAGCCAAGCCAATACGGCATCACAAGCCCATGATAACCGGCCTGCATCAGAAATTACTAAATATTTATGGTGCAGATGCCAATTGTATTCCTGGTATCACCGATTATACACTGCTGAAATTGTTGGGAGAAGTGGGAGCAGACATGAGCCGATTCCCAACGGCAAAACATTTTGTAAGTTGGTGTGGCCTTTGTCCGGGCCATAACCAAAGTGGTTTAAAAAGCAGAAAATCGAAAATGAACAATCATTCTAATGCCGGTCAGACCTTCCGGGAAATAGCCCAGGCATTACTCAATAGTAAGTGA
- a CDS encoding type II secretion system F family protein, giving the protein MNQPIDIKALKTIAASEKEQEQERVKQPASFMKQLEVLLSKDIALFGKSFSDKIKESFYLELGSLMDAGLDIRSALQLIRDELRKKVPKAILTVILDKVINGSSLSSAMRGNKNFTPYEYFTVEIGEETGKLNTVLQQLSVYYKAKIKQRRQIIGALTYPIIVLCVAFCAVFFMMNYVVPMFADVFKRFGGDLPFLTRQVLNVSSFMQAAAGKIFLLLLAIIIFISINRNKSWYKKYKDLLLQKIPVVKNIVSKIYLARFASTMQLLLGAKVPLVQALALGKQVMGFYPLEQALSQMEEDLLKGLPLHESMAGQKVFPSKMVALVKVGEEVNELELFFKNLSDRYSEDLDYQTTQLSKFIEPVIIVILGLVVGIVLIAMYLPMFNMGNTIQ; this is encoded by the coding sequence ATGAATCAACCTATTGATATAAAAGCGCTGAAGACGATTGCTGCATCTGAAAAAGAACAGGAGCAGGAACGGGTAAAGCAACCGGCTTCTTTTATGAAGCAGCTGGAAGTGCTCCTTTCCAAAGACATTGCTCTTTTTGGTAAATCCTTTTCCGATAAAATAAAGGAATCTTTTTACCTGGAGCTGGGCAGCCTGATGGACGCCGGACTGGACATCCGCAGCGCCCTGCAACTGATCCGGGATGAGCTGCGCAAAAAAGTACCTAAAGCCATATTAACGGTTATTCTTGACAAAGTGATCAATGGCAGCAGCCTGTCGTCCGCTATGCGGGGAAATAAAAACTTTACCCCTTATGAATATTTTACCGTAGAGATCGGGGAAGAAACCGGTAAGCTCAACACGGTATTACAGCAGCTCTCTGTTTATTATAAGGCAAAGATCAAACAACGCAGGCAGATCATCGGTGCGCTCACCTATCCTATTATCGTTTTATGCGTGGCATTTTGCGCTGTGTTCTTTATGATGAATTATGTGGTACCTATGTTTGCGGATGTATTCAAACGTTTTGGAGGAGATCTGCCTTTTTTAACCCGGCAGGTACTCAATGTATCCAGTTTTATGCAGGCGGCCGCAGGGAAAATATTCCTGTTATTGCTCGCCATTATTATCTTCATTAGTATCAACCGTAACAAGTCATGGTACAAAAAATACAAAGACCTGCTGCTGCAAAAAATACCGGTTGTAAAGAACATTGTTTCTAAGATTTACCTGGCACGGTTTGCTTCTACCATGCAGTTATTACTGGGCGCCAAAGTGCCCCTGGTGCAGGCTTTGGCGTTAGGCAAGCAGGTGATGGGCTTTTACCCGCTGGAGCAGGCGCTCTCCCAAATGGAAGAGGATCTGCTAAAAGGATTGCCGCTGCATGAGAGTATGGCTGGCCAAAAGGTGTTCCCTTCTAAAATGGTGGCACTGGTAAAAGTGGGTGAAGAGGTAAACGAACTTGAATTATTTTTTAAGAACCTCTCCGACCGTTACAGCGAAGACCTGGACTACCAAACCACGCAGCTGAGCAAATTCATTGAACCGGTGATCATTGTTATCCTGGGATTAGTTGTAGGAATTGTACTTATAGCTATGTACCTGCCTATGTTCAATATGGGAAATACAATACAGTAA
- a CDS encoding PulJ/GspJ family protein — protein MRSLKKKFSHTLNAFTLPELVVSMLLMAILFGVIATMYMIITRQSRRNFETNRFFTEYFTTKKIMQNDMEKATGVTAETDPERIIIQIKASNGTLETISYQVDSNYILRNIGVRTDTLKPGGRITNRTIVNDTLPLITGIRLQHRYKGQLFYTYLQKKYATDDLLNYDNSNISINESTY, from the coding sequence ATGCGCAGCCTTAAAAAAAAATTTTCGCATACGCTCAACGCCTTTACGCTGCCGGAACTGGTAGTGAGCATGCTGCTGATGGCCATTCTCTTTGGTGTGATCGCCACCATGTATATGATCATTACCCGGCAAAGCCGGCGCAATTTTGAAACCAACCGTTTTTTTACCGAGTACTTTACCACAAAAAAGATAATGCAAAATGATATGGAGAAGGCAACAGGCGTTACTGCTGAAACAGATCCCGAACGGATCATTATTCAGATAAAAGCGTCCAATGGCACACTGGAAACCATCAGCTACCAGGTGGACAGCAACTATATCCTGCGCAATATCGGCGTTCGAACGGACACGCTAAAGCCCGGTGGAAGGATCACCAACAGAACAATTGTAAACGATACCCTCCCATTGATTACAGGCATCCGCCTACAGCATCGATATAAGGGACAGCTCTTTTATACGTATCTTCAAAAAAAATATGCAACGGACGACCTTTTAAATTATGACAATTCCAATATTTCAATAAATGAATCAACCTATTGA
- a CDS encoding toxin-antitoxin system YwqK family antitoxin, whose product MKRLYPLVILINFCTPMHTNAQYYNGQVRIDSADRSFLFQVTDIVPQFHSRHFYYWFKSGHIYQTEGSFYGKLLHGYYKVVDKDRHLLEQGRFKLGEKTGLWRTWYENGQLKSLAKKRFLDGAQHIETYDENGKLLKRGYEKDGLFTGLQVELVQDSSVVVRYKKGIRQPAKTVRNQ is encoded by the coding sequence ATGAAACGCCTTTACCCTCTTGTTATCCTGATTAACTTTTGTACTCCCATGCACACAAATGCCCAATACTATAACGGTCAGGTACGGATCGATTCCGCTGATCGCTCTTTCCTGTTTCAGGTAACGGACATCGTTCCTCAATTCCATTCCCGGCATTTTTATTACTGGTTTAAGTCGGGGCATATTTATCAAACTGAAGGCAGCTTTTATGGCAAGCTGCTGCATGGGTATTATAAAGTAGTGGACAAGGACCGCCATCTGCTGGAACAGGGCCGGTTCAAACTGGGTGAAAAAACAGGGCTCTGGCGTACCTGGTATGAAAACGGCCAGCTGAAGTCCCTGGCAAAAAAACGTTTTCTTGACGGTGCGCAGCATATTGAAACCTATGATGAGAATGGCAAATTACTGAAACGCGGTTATGAAAAGGACGGCCTTTTTACCGGGCTGCAGGTGGAACTGGTACAGGACAGCAGCGTTGTAGTGCGCTACAAAAAAGGCATCCGGCAACCGGCAAAAACAGTAAGAAATCAATGA